DNA from Chrysemys picta bellii isolate R12L10 chromosome 13, ASM1138683v2, whole genome shotgun sequence:
aaagatgcagctaggtgcctaatgggattttcaaaagcactggggcacctaactcctattgaaatgaatggctGTTAGATGCCTAGGTGATTCTGAAAACCCACTGACTGCCTGTCTGCacgtttaggtgcctaaacacctttgaaaatatgACTCGGAAGCTTTTTTCATACTTAAACTACAGTCGTTGGTAAAATACCATTTTATTTCTTGTTAGCCATATGTCTACAGGCATATGGCGCTGTAAAGACAGTGCTATTTCTGTGCTTTTCCAGGAGCAAAACAAAGAGCTTCTTTGTGAAAATGCTGGCCTCTTCAAGGGGAGAACTGAGACTCTGTGGCACGAGTTTCTGATTGTGGAAAATTTTGAGAAAATTGAGCTAGCCTAGTGCACCCCTTCCTCCAATAAATGAACATGCTTCATTTCCTGTTCATCGCGTAGCTTCTTATTGGTGAGATGGACAGTGTCCCAGATCAGGTGTTCACCTGACTGCTCAAGTAGGGCAATTGGAGCCTAATGCTGCTCTCCATGATGTTAGGATGCATTTTTTCAGGGATTTCAGTGAGAATTGATGGTGCCCATGTAGAGCAGCTCCTGGGAATGCTATGGATGAGGGAGCAATGATGAGGCTGTCACCTGACAATCCAGTCTAGAATGGGGACACAAAAGGCATTTAATGATCACAGTTTGGCTGCTGTAGAGAAATGGAATGCTGTTCAGCAGAGCTGCATTCCAGATGAAATACTTGATTCTCCTTTGGAAGACAATGTCAATGTAACATGCTGAATTTAAATAGCCATTTTTCTTAATAATGCTTCTTATGAACCTTACCAGGCAGTGTCAATGTATCATGCTGAATTTAAATAGCCATTTTTCTTAATAATGCTTCTTATGAACCTTACCAGGCAATCGTTCTGGGGGTTATATTTTTTGCTCCGTCAGAATAAGTTGTGAGCCTTGTGTAGTTAATAAAGCAGTTGTCCTGGTGCCTGGCAGTTCCTGGAGGATTTGGGTTTTAAAGGACAAATTAACCATTGTACTGTCTATTGGTGAAACTCACCTCTGTACAGGGGGCCACCATGAGGTCCAGGGACGACTTAAGCCCCACTTCAGTCCTATTTCAAGAATGTAAGTGGTGGCTATGCACTGTGAAGGCTCACACTTGAAGGAGGAATCTCTGCCAGTTGACTAATTGATACTTTGGGGCCAGAAAACACACACAGGTGAGATGACATTTCTTTGGCTGAAACAAGAAGAGTTCAGAATGCCATTTCACTACTGAGTCGTTAAGCTCCTCTGAGTCTCAGCTCAGAGCAGATTTTTATGACTGCGTTCGTATTGGTTAAAAGGCTCTTTATTATGACTTCCAAGACTGTGGGCTAATAGCGAGTGACCTTGTGAGTTTATGAGCAAACTTCAGAAGTAACAGGAGGAATTTTAGAGCTAATACTCATTCTTGTTTACAATAAACTTAAAAGTgtatgtggtttttgttttgttttagatgaCCGAGCTCCAGccataagaaaacaaaaatatgtttttgatATCAGTGCATTAGAAAAAGATGGTTTGTTGGGGGCAGAGCTGCGGATATTAAGGAAAAAGCCCTCTGAGACCTGGAAGACTCATTCTCCTGGGAAAACTTCCCAAGTGAAATTGTTCAGTTGCCCCACAAACAGACAAGCAGCAACTCTCCTGGACTCTCGCACTGTCAGCATTGCAGATACACCAAAATGGGAAGTATTTGACATTTGGAAACTTTTTAGGAATTTTAAAAACTCCGTTAACTTGTGTTTTGAACTCGAAGCTTTTGATAGGGGGAGAGCTATTGATCTAAGGAGTATGGGATTGAATAGAACAGGGAGGCAGGTCAATGAAAAGGCTCTCTTCTTGGTATTTGGGAGAACAAAAAAAAGGGACCTGTTTTTCAATGAAATCAAGGCGAGATCAGGTCAAGATGACAAAACTGTTTATGAATACTTATTCAATCAGCGGAGGAAGAGAAGAGCTCCTCTAGCAACGAGGCAGGGGAAGAGGCCCAACAAGAACCTGAAGGCAAGGTGTAGTAAAAAAGCTCTCCATGTGAATTTTAAGGATATGGGCTGGGATGACTGGATAATAGCCCCTCTGGAATATGAAGCTTATCACTGTGAAGGGCTTTGTGAATTTCCTCTTCGATCTCACTTAGAACCCACCAATCACGCAGTTATCCAAACGTTAATGAACTCAATGGACCCAGAATCTACTCCTCCAACTTGCTGTGTTCCAACCAGACTGAGTCCTATTAGCATTCTCTTTATAGACTCTGCAAATAACGTGGTCTACAAACAATATGAAGACATGGTAGTGGAGTCATGTGGTTGTAGGTAGCAGCACAATCCCTCACATTAATACATTAACAAAGATACTTACAAAAATTGACAAGAACCTCTTCTCAAACAAGAGTAACTAATCCTTTTAGCCCTAGCACAAGTATGTTTACAACAACGGTAATAAGAAACAATCTGCTAAAATCTCACTGTGTCTGTATGGCTCTTAGTGGTAGACACATTTTAGCAGTAGTTCAATACTGTTACACTCCAAAGTTAGCCCAGAATGGGGCTTTGAGTAAAGAATTCCATAATCTTAAGAGAATTGTTCTCACTAAAGATCACTTCCAAGGAAATTAAAATTCCATACCACAAACAGCTCTGCTGTTTTAATCCCTAAGGATACTGTTAAATGTAAAGTCAATAGGCAGCATATACACCTCTTAAAAAACATTACTGTTCCTTTAAATGTTGTTCTTAAGACAAGTCTGAGTCCCACTTCCAATATCTTCCTCACCATGTCCATTAGGAAATGTGTGAAGAGAATACTAATGTCTGTAAGAGAAAATAATGTCCCTAAACACTCAGAGTTTGGTGTAAATAGTTACACTGTAAGATTAACTTTTCCAATTAGCTCTTAAAATCATGtgtatatgaaaaaaaatcattaaatatAATAATGTTGATTTAGTATTCGATTGTACATGGAGCTAGATAAATGCGGAAGCATATTTGTTTCAATGTATGTTTTGTTCCAAGCTTCATCTCTTTCTTAACTATTCACCCTATCCACTGGTATATTGCAAGTTGTATTACTCTGTATAAGGTTCAAGCTGTTCTCAAGTGCTCGTAGTAAAATTACTCAGTAACAGcataaaatgtaataaattaTTGACACAGTGCTGTGGTGTAGCTAGCTCTCTTAATCTGCACAATTATAATTTTACTAACATCATTTGCTTTGAATCCTGTACAATAAATACAATGGAAAGGGAGCTGTCAGTAAGGCAGGGTGCTAACGGTGTCGATcccatgtttgtgtgtgtaccTTTGATTGCCTCCAGTTGCATTTGTTCACTGTGGAAGTATCAGAAGAACTATTTGCTGAGAGAATGCAGGATGGTAGGGTGTGGGGTAAAGGGTTTATTAGGCTGAGTGTGGGATGAGAGTGGTGATTGCAAATGAGTGTCCCTAACCTTTAGTGCACTGTATTGTGTGCATGCTGCAtctattttagaaatattttaaggTATGAATTTGTCTTGGGACTATTTTTTGTATCCCTCCACTGTGGGTCAATGGCGTGAGGAGCCCCACACTGTCCACCTCGCCCCATGTGCTGCAGTGGGTTGGGGCAGTTGGCACAGAAGCTGACTTCTGCTGGCTTTATGCAGGAGGGGTGCCACCCCTCTGGTGAAACACAGTGAGACTCCAGCTCTGTTGTGCTGCCTGTGCAACTCAAAGGTGCCTGATCATAATGGAGAATCTGGCAATTATATTTTTAGATCTAGAAAAATGATTGTAGGTAACTTCCCAATGTATGATCCCTTTCCAATGGTATAAAGCTTCTACCTGCAGGACTGAATATGACCCATCCTGGGCCTTGTGCCagggtgatttttattttttttacagggctgggggagatgaGAATTCTGCGTTTGGGGACTAAAGGGGGAAGCATCACTCAACAGCAGGTTGATATACATTTTAAAGTGACGGCTGCCTGAAGCTGCTCAGGGCTTTGTAATACCGTATTAGAATAAGTCCTGGGGAGATGGATCAATGAGCAGGTAGTTAAACATGCATGGCTCTGCAGTTTATCCCATAGTTCTGAAATCTGCCTCATGGTTATCACCCACACACAAGTGCTATATATTCAAGTACAAGTAGCTATTAGAAAAGGAAAAATGCCATTGTTCTGTGTATGCTGTGTAAACAAGCTCGCTGAACTTACATAAGGATTTTTTGTACTGATCCGTACATTggtttgtctaaaaaaaaaaaaagcattcccCCATCCCTTGGACTGAAAACAACACAACCTTTCCTGAAGGTAGAAAAATTTGGTGAAGTTTCTTATTCTGTTTGATGGAGGTTGTTGACAGCTCTTGAAgcctggggcggggcaggaagcAGAAGGAACTCAGTACCATAGCAAAAACCACCCTGAGGAGATTTGCAACCCAATTATGTAGCTCAAAGAACCACAGAGTCATGTACTTCAGACATGAGCAAGACCAGCTTGTCTTTCCAGCCATTTGTAAGGAAAATATGGCCtaatttccccctttcttaatttcatctcaCAGATTCTAATGCAGATAATTTGGATAAGCAACTGCTGGGAACTTCTTCAGACCAAACCTCTGAGCTTTACTCATCActacgggcttgtctacactaccacgcggggtcgatctaagatatgcaacttcagctactgaagtcgacgtacttaaatctacttaccgtggtgtcttcactgcggtaagttgacAGCTGGTATTCTCCCATTGACTCTGCTTGCGCTTCTCGTTCTGGTGAAGTatcggagtcgacgggagagtgctcagcggtcgatttatcgcgtctatactAGCCACGATAACTCGTTCCCCGCCgtattgatcgctgcccgccaattcAGAGGGTAAAGTAGATAAGCCCCACCTTTCACTACAAAGCTGGAACTTTTAGGTGAAATTACAAAGAGATTTGCCAAGAATTCCAAGGACCATAGATTTCAGGCTCTTTCTCACGTGTCCAGTTACTACCGCCTATCCACCTACCTTCACTGCCTGATACCACACTGCCACAACcctttgtgaaaagtgtctgcCCCAAATGTACTTTTGTCACTAATGCTGCATCAGAAGGCAAGAAGAAGAAACATTATACCAGGGAGCATGGGAGCAGGAGACATGATGGCTGGAAGCATGACAATAGGAGAGAGACATGGAGGATTTGTTTGTGATGCCCTACTACAATTCTTCCTGATTCCATCTCTTTCTGCCAGTCCCACTGCTGTCATTCTTACTGTCATACTTCTTAATGCTGTGCCTCCTATGGCAGCATTCTCCTGTCATGCCTCCTGCCACCATTCTGCATACTGCCATACCTCTGCACATGacagataatggcatagagagtacatttataaagtttgcagatgacaccaagctgggaggggttccaagtgctttggaggagaggattaaaattcaaaatgatctggacaaactggagaaatgatctgaaataaatagaatgaaattcaataaggacaaatgcaaagtatccacttaggaaggaacaatcagttgcacacatacaaagtgggaaaggactgcctaggaaggagtacggcggAAAGGGaattgggggtcatagtgaattacaagctaaatataagtcaacagtgtaacactgttgcaaaaaaaccaaaaatcattctgggatgtattagcaggagtgttataagcaagacatgagaagtaattcttccactctactccaggcctcagctggagtattgtgtccagttctgggtgctacatttcaggaaagatgtgggcaaattggagaaagtccagaggacagcaacaaaaataattaaagatttagaaaacatgacctgtgagggaagattgaaaaaattgggttagtttagtctggagaagagaagactgagaggggacctggTAACAGttgtcaagtacataaaaggttgttacaaggaggatagtcccagaaacaatgggcttaaattgcagcaagggaggttttttggcctgctaaactcagggttgtgagttcaatccttgaaggggccatttagggatttggggatttagttggggattggtcctgctttgagcagggggttagactaggtcccttccaaccccgatattctatgattctatgaaaacattgggaaaaaacttcctgtcagggtaattaagcacaggaacaaactgcctaggaagattgtggaatctccattacttgaggtttttaagaacaggttagacaaacacatgtcaggaatggtctagttattacttagtcctgccttgagtgcaggtgactggactagatcacctattgaggtctcttccagtcccacacttccatgattctatgatttcttgCTGCCACACCTCCTGTTACCATATCTCTCTTTTACTGTCATGTGCTGTTGAGAAATCTGTAAGCTTGTGAACAGTATCTACTGGACTCAGCTGGCATTAAGGAAGCATCGGGTGAGGTTCCATAGTTAAGATTGAGATGAATTAAAGCAATTCTCCCCAAATTTACAACAATTACTCTTTGGGAACAGAGTgagttttctgagaatttacaagtaaatccatTAGTTATTTTACAAGTTAAAGTTAATTAACAATGAGCTCTTTGAGAAATTTAGCATCCGTCTGTTCAACCTTTTCTCTGCcccaaatttcagagtagcagccgtgttagtctgtatctgcaaaaagaacaggagtacttgtggcaccttagagactaacaaatttatttgagcataagctttcgtgggctacagcccacttcatcggacgcatagaatggaacatatagtgaggagatatatatacatacagagaacatgaaaaggtgggagttgcccaaccaactctaagaggctaattaattaagatgaactgttgtcagcaggagaaagaaaacttctcctgctgacaacagttcatcttaattaattagccttttagaattggttgggcaactcccttTTTGTGTTCTCtgcatgtatatatatctcctcactatatgttccattctatgcgtccgatgaagtgggctgtagcccacaaaagcttatgctcaaataaatttgttagtctctaatatgccacaagtattcctgttctttctgcCCCAAATGATATCAGTAACCTAATTACAGATATTCAGATTTCCCATACAGTTAACATTCAGTGAGATCTTGTGATTAGACTACTTTTGAAGAAATATTATTATCAGCTGGATGgaaccttgttatgggttgagttaaaatcCCCACCTAACATAAAAGGAGTGTGTGAACCTACCCTGGATCTTTgggctgagtattgttttggtagttgtgtgtgtaggggagaaagcagaacagaaaaactgggaaagacaTAGAGAGACAGCCAAACCTAAAGGAGCAGCTGAAAGCACGGAGATTGACCCTGGAAACAACCTGAGGAGAGGTTATTGCATGAGGCAAGCACACTGAAAAGAGATCTCTTGGTGCTGTTGAACAAAAGAAGCTGTTTCTGCTCTTtgattccttctgcattcagTGACACAGGACTTTATATATTcgttgtaaataaacaaaactacatgaaagaaaataccagacttgATCAATTTCTACTTTCAGCTGGAACATCCCGAGAACCCCAAAACTTTGACAAGCTCCTGGGATAAGAAAGGAGAAACATTGGTACTCTGAGGATTGGGATCCAGTTTAAAAGGAGAGAAATAGGGAGCTGGTACGCCTGCTGAATCAAGATGGAGCAAATGATAGAATGCTTGCAGAAATAAAAGATGGTCAAGGGAAATTGAGTGCTGTTTTAAGTCTTGTTTTAAAGACTTCATAAGGGAACTAAAGCAGCATTTGGAGGATTCCCAGAAAGGGCTGAGGATTGCCTTGCAGGTGGAGGTCAAATCTCTTTTGGAGCAACTACTACAAAGTGTCCAGACGGGTTGGGAAGCCAAGCTGCAAAGCTTCCAGGCTGGAATGGCAAGATAGATCAAAGAGGTAACCAAAAACCTGACTGCCATAGACCAGAGATTCTTCCATGAAATAGTGGAGAAAAGGCAAGCTTTAGCCAGCTTGGAATATTCTAACAGAGATGAGCTGCACCAAGGACTTCAGGTGCTGAAAATTCAACTCCAGAAGGAAATCAAAGGGTCACAGATCAAAATGGAAGGCAGCCACCTGGATGAGGAATTGAATCAGACACAGGCCTGGGTCAGACCAGACATTTACAACAGTTTTCTAGCCTGTTTGTAACCCACAGAGGCCAAGAGGGGAGAGGTCAAGCTCTCTGAGCTCCAGCAATGCAAAAACCCCACTATCTTTGAGGAAAAATTCCCTGGGAGGCTTATTTGGCTCAGTTCAACATTATAGCTCAAATCAATGTCTGGAAGATGGGCAGaaagggaggttactagtggtcAAAGGGGTGACCCAGCTCTGATAGTGCTGCAGAACTAACCACCAGAAAAGAGACTAAGATATTCAGACCTGGTACTAGCCCTGGACATGTGGTTTGGAGCTAGCCATCAATCTGAACTGGCCTGAGCACAGTTAAGGGCTagaaggagaaggaaagaagaagCCTCACCTGAACTAGCAGAGGACCTGCAGAGACTTGTGTTCCTAGCATCTCTGGATACCACCAAGGCCTTTCAGGATAGATGGGCAATGGACCGATGTCTAGATGCTCAGCTGGACTTAGACTTGCAGATCAAGAACAATAAAAGGAGGCCAAAAACATTCTGAGAGGCTGTGCAATTTGCTACAGGACTTGAATCTTGCAGCAGTTCATAAGAGGAAGCAGCTGCTAGTGACGGAGAAGCTGATTACCATGAGTCCTGTAAGTACAACTCTTTTTCTAATATGTATGATGAAAGGGGGATTCTAATCTTGTCCACAGCCCTATTGAGTGATTGGaacaatcacagaatcatagaatcctagaatatcagggttggaagggacctcaggaggtcatctagtccaaccccctgctcaaagcaggaccaattcccaactaaatcatcccagccagggctttgtcaagccgggccttaaaaacctccaaggagattccaccacctccctaggtaacacattccagtgcttcaccaccctcctagtgaaatagtgtttcctaatatccaacctagacctcccgcactgcaacaaTGATAAAATTGGTTTGTAAAACAAGAAAAATTGGCAATAATGCAAAAattaaaggaaaggaaagagcTGGTACTGTGACAACATTCACCACAAAAAGAAGGATTGTTATAAATTTGAGGCAGGCCAAGATGCACTGTAGCAAGTGCCTAGTGAAAGCCTCTCTCCCAGTTAGGGAAATGGAGGGACATCAGACTGAGGGGGCAAAGCTTGGGGGTACAAAGATGAGCCCCACAGCTTATGTTTAAATCTGGGCAGTTAAACAACAATAACGGGAGTTTGGCTATTATGTGTGTAATAGGACCTGTGCTGTGTATAGGGATAATTGACATGAACTCATATATAACAGTTATTAGACCAGACTTGCTAAAAAGGTTAGGGAATAGGGGATCCCAAACTGACCTGCCTAATTGGTCTGAAACGGAGGTAGTGACTAGGGCAAGGCCACATGTCCAAAAACGGGGAAAACTGGACTTTCAAAATTCGAGCAAGAGGTCTGGGTGGATGAAATAGTGGATGAGCTAATAATTGGCTTAGATTTCATTATGGCTAATAATGTGTAATCAGTGCCAGGAAAGGTGTCTTACAAATTCAGTCTATGGAAATTGCCTTTAAAGATATGGCCCGGGTGAGACAAATGGTTTATAGGTAATTGGTTTACAGTGAATGAACTGCCCTTCCTCTGGGGGCAGAAATCATTATAACAGCTACATGCTATGGAAGGTTTCCAGCAACAGAAAGATGGGGAGTATTTGGAATCTGTGCTGAGATCCAGGGTCTTGGGGGAATCtgagaatatgtctacactgcagttaaaaacccacagctcGCCCGTGCCAGCTCACTCAGGGTTGTGGAGCTtgggttaaggggctgtttaattgtggtgtagatgttcaggcttgggctagagcctgggcttTAGGATctgagaggtgggagggtcccagagctcaggctgcagcccaagctggaACATCTACATCTCAATTAAATGGCCCCTtagcgtgagcccaagtcagctggcacaggccaactGTGGGtttttagttgcagtgtagacataaattTAGTTGCTAAAGCTCTTGTGGAGCTGaaacaagaactgatccctgcttgTTTGCTGAATGTTTCTGACAAAGAGCAAACAGTGAAAAAAGGGTCTGCAGTTGTGAAGCCAGCCAGTGGTTCTGGTAAATGCTGATATAGAAGAaaacaacaagggggaagaggCTCCCAGAGTTTCTGTTGGACTTGTTCCAGCGCAGTGCTGTACACTTAAAATGGGGAACAGCagaactaaggcttggtctacactacggggggggggggggggtcgacctaagatatgcaacttcagctacgtgaatagcgtagctgaagtggcgtattttatgtcgacttacctggctgtgaggacggcggcgagtcgaccacaGCCGCGCCGCTGTTGACTCCACTtctgcctcttgccgcggtggatttccagagtcgacagaagagccatcggggatcgattttatcgcgtcttcactagacgctataagtcgatccccaatagatcgattgctacctgccgattcggcgggtagtgaagacatgccctaagtctAAGAGACTTCCTGGTTAGGAATCAGGAGTTGTTCTCCTAGTCCAACAAAGATATAGATTGTACTGCCCTGGTCAAACAAAAGATTGATACTGAGGGAACTGACCCATTAAACAGCCACCCCATTATCTACCCATAGGAAAAATGAAAGAAGCACAATAAATCCTTGAAGAAATGTCTCTGGAAGGCCTAACTGAGCCTTCAAACAGCCCTTGGGCCTCACCCATAGTTCTGGTTAAGAAAAAGGACAGCAGCACCAGAGTCTGTGTGGACTATAGAAAATCAAATGAAGTCAGTTTAAAGGATTCTTATCTGTTATCACAAATAGATGGTACCCTAGCTTCTGTAGCAGGTTCAATCTGGTTTTCCACACTggatcttagggtatgtctacacaattgatccagcgggggttgatttatcatgtctagtctagacacgataaatcaacccccgagcgctctcccgtcgactcctgtgagaggtgcaggtggagtcgacgggggagcggcagcggtcgactcaccgcagtgaagacaccgcagtgagtaggtctaagtatgtcgacttcagctacgttattcacgtagctgaagttgcttaacttagatcgattcttgcgcttacccccccccaccccagtgtagacaaggccttagaaatgGGTATTGGCAAGTGGAAGTGTATCCAAAAGACAGATAAAAACTGCTGTTACAGCAGGACAAGACTTGTGGTAATTTAAAGTGCTGGCTTTTGGCTTGTGCAATGCACGAGATACATTTGAGAGAGTAATGGAGAGGGTGACATACCCCGCTCAGCCTGGCAGTTATGCCTACAGGATATCCTGGTACATGCTAAAACATTTGAGCAGGAAGTAACACATTTACAAATGGTCTGTGATAAGCTGAAGCTGGCCAATTTGAAACTGTCACAAGGTGGCTGGCCCTGTAAATGAAGCAGGTCCAGCTCCCCTGTGCCAAAACCGGTGGCCAATTAAGAGGGTGGATCAGCTCCCCGGGGTTATAaaagcatgtctacacagcattttggagtgagTCTCCCAGCCTAGGTCAACAGATTCAAGTTTGTGGGGTTCATCCTCACGCTCCAAAAATAGTTGTACAGACAGTGCTCTGAAATTGCAactcaggctggagctggggctctgaagcctagggagggaAGTGGGCTTCAAAGCCCGAGCTGCAGCTTCAAAGCACTGCCTATAATGCTACTTTTAGAGAGCCAGCACAAGTCCCGCTAGGCTGATCtttttatacatacaaaataatgggatctaaattagctgttactattgATGAAAGaaattggagtcattgtggatagttctctgaaaacatctgctcaatgtgcagcggcagtcaaaaaagtgaaccggatgttaggaaccattaggaaaaggatagataacaagacagaaaataccatgccTCTATATAAagtcatggtacgcccacatcttgaatgctgcatgcagatctggtcccC
Protein-coding regions in this window:
- the GDF5 gene encoding growth/differentiation factor 5, producing MKILHFLTLLLWHLTWFYLVLVSVVLSNSEAGQSNPGSKLGLLKAEGKETNLSPRAGTFRTGNHGYSAGTLKARAKSNTVQAAALLAKNNESKKSLSREGTTDTKVGQSPNRQSGVRTVTPKVQNLGSKASLRKTGTGNTDASSYKTKKTKEPVTQREPKETFKHPPITPHEYMLSLYRTLSDAERKGINGSVKLETGLANTITSFIDKGQDDRAPAIRKQKYVFDISALEKDGLLGAELRILRKKPSETWKTHSPGKTSQVKLFSCPTNRQAATLLDSRTVSIADTPKWEVFDIWKLFRNFKNSVNLCFELEAFDRGRAIDLRSMGLNRTGRQVNEKALFLVFGRTKKRDLFFNEIKARSGQDDKTVYEYLFNQRRKRRAPLATRQGKRPNKNLKARCSKKALHVNFKDMGWDDWIIAPLEYEAYHCEGLCEFPLRSHLEPTNHAVIQTLMNSMDPESTPPTCCVPTRLSPISILFIDSANNVVYKQYEDMVVESCGCR